One window from the genome of Gimesia aquarii encodes:
- a CDS encoding Gfo/Idh/MocA family oxidoreductase: MDHNPLNRRDFLKTSGTTAVAASTIAGLATAPAFGAANSNEAIRIGFIGPGGRGFGAHVKKLVQLKKDGMNIDLVAVSDVYSEHRDRTANYIKKELGNDVNAYVDYRDMLEKEKLDAVAIGTPDHWHAKQTIDAMNAGLNVYCEKPMTKKVEEALAVVDTWKKTGKIMQVGVQSTSLPVWDDVRARLQDGQLGKVLQFQTEYFRNSSMGQWRYYALKKEMNPKNINWDLWLGTKDGLAEHQPFDRAVYAQWRRFWPFGSGMYTDLFVHRTTAMLKATGLRFPGRVVGAGGLFLEYDGRDVPDVATVAADFNEGVQGLINATMCNQETRIQQVIRGHHGSFVFGNGEGFDGYDFVPERPQVTRDSSLKKQRIDVAQVKDTTYNHFKNWIEAMEANDQSKCNNPPDLGAAAIAIVNLGSSSYRDGKVFHFDPDSRKISDGDGSWAKKWEAMSKARQKPKHIPGWKAGDKGSLLEEPKYMALAGPWIDGKPPKADPNSNAG; encoded by the coding sequence ATGGACCACAACCCTCTCAATCGCCGAGATTTCCTGAAAACTTCGGGAACCACAGCCGTCGCCGCCAGTACCATCGCCGGATTGGCAACCGCACCTGCATTCGGAGCCGCCAACAGTAACGAAGCTATTCGCATTGGATTTATTGGTCCCGGTGGACGTGGGTTTGGCGCACATGTGAAGAAGCTGGTCCAGTTAAAGAAGGACGGCATGAACATTGACCTGGTCGCTGTTTCTGATGTCTATTCAGAACACCGCGATCGCACAGCCAACTACATCAAAAAGGAGCTGGGCAATGATGTGAATGCCTATGTCGATTATCGCGACATGCTCGAAAAAGAAAAGCTGGATGCGGTGGCGATTGGAACTCCCGACCACTGGCACGCCAAGCAGACCATCGATGCCATGAACGCCGGCCTCAACGTCTATTGTGAAAAACCAATGACGAAGAAAGTCGAAGAAGCACTGGCTGTCGTTGATACCTGGAAAAAGACAGGCAAGATCATGCAGGTTGGTGTGCAGTCCACCAGTCTTCCCGTTTGGGATGATGTCCGGGCACGACTCCAGGACGGGCAGCTCGGTAAAGTATTACAGTTCCAGACCGAATACTTCCGCAACTCATCCATGGGTCAGTGGCGGTACTACGCTCTGAAAAAAGAGATGAATCCGAAAAACATTAATTGGGATCTCTGGCTTGGTACGAAAGACGGATTGGCCGAACATCAACCGTTTGACCGCGCTGTCTATGCTCAATGGCGTCGTTTCTGGCCTTTCGGATCGGGCATGTATACCGACCTTTTCGTTCACAGAACCACGGCGATGTTAAAAGCCACCGGACTGAGATTTCCTGGCCGCGTTGTCGGAGCAGGGGGGCTCTTCCTGGAATATGATGGAAGAGATGTGCCTGATGTCGCTACAGTGGCAGCCGACTTCAACGAAGGTGTCCAGGGGCTGATCAACGCCACCATGTGTAATCAGGAGACCCGCATTCAGCAGGTCATTCGTGGCCATCATGGTTCGTTTGTCTTTGGAAACGGCGAAGGATTCGACGGGTACGATTTCGTTCCTGAACGACCACAAGTCACACGAGACAGTTCGTTGAAAAAACAACGTATCGATGTCGCACAGGTCAAAGACACCACCTATAACCACTTCAAAAACTGGATTGAAGCGATGGAGGCGAATGACCAAAGTAAGTGTAACAATCCCCCCGATCTTGGAGCAGCCGCGATTGCGATTGTTAACCTGGGCTCCAGCAGTTATCGCGACGGGAAAGTGTTCCACTTCGATCCCGATTCACGCAAGATTTCCGATGGCGATGGAAGCTGGGCGAAAAAATGGGAAGCCATGTCAAAAGCACGGCAAAAGCCAAAACACATTCCCGGCTGGAAAGCCGGCGATAAAGGAAGCCTTTTGGAAGAGCCCAAATACATGGCACTTGCAGGTCCGTGGATCGATGGCAAACCACCTAAAGCGGACCCCAACTCCAACGCGGGTTAA
- a CDS encoding DUF6807 family protein → MKRFSVALVALMAILTSLTSVNAGEKTGFTWKDHPEKKVADLYYNGNPVLQYVYPYDDSSAEKIHDTYKVFHHVYGPGSKAIITKGPGGKFTHHRGLYVGWNKTFFDGKQLDFWHCKNGAHLRHAEMIEMAGGPDSGTMTSEIHWNDAKGKPVIEETRKVTVTPIKVSTSKDPAWQIDWQTTLKSKRGEIKLDGDRQHAGFQFRAAQAVAEANNATYVRPEGFPQQPAPFQVSDKKDPNGHINLGWFAMTYEIDGKRYNVEYFEDPSVPKPSRYSERPYGRFGAFFNTKFDESKPLEMKYRVIVSEGKTPSQAEIQKRYDQFVAYLKK, encoded by the coding sequence ATGAAGCGTTTTTCTGTCGCTCTTGTAGCGTTGATGGCAATCTTGACTTCCCTTACTTCTGTTAATGCAGGAGAAAAGACTGGTTTTACCTGGAAAGATCACCCCGAGAAAAAAGTGGCCGATCTCTATTACAACGGAAACCCGGTTCTACAATACGTCTATCCTTACGATGATTCATCGGCAGAAAAAATTCATGATACATACAAAGTGTTTCATCACGTCTACGGACCCGGTAGCAAAGCGATTATTACCAAAGGCCCCGGTGGAAAATTCACTCATCACCGCGGGCTCTATGTAGGCTGGAATAAAACATTTTTTGATGGAAAACAACTCGATTTCTGGCACTGCAAGAACGGGGCTCATCTCCGACATGCCGAAATGATTGAAATGGCTGGCGGACCTGACTCGGGAACCATGACTTCTGAAATTCATTGGAACGATGCCAAAGGCAAACCAGTCATTGAAGAAACCCGTAAAGTCACTGTCACCCCCATCAAAGTCTCGACTTCAAAAGATCCTGCCTGGCAGATTGACTGGCAGACCACACTCAAGAGTAAACGTGGTGAAATTAAACTCGATGGCGACCGTCAGCATGCCGGTTTTCAGTTCCGGGCTGCACAAGCAGTTGCCGAAGCCAACAACGCCACTTACGTTCGTCCAGAGGGATTCCCTCAGCAGCCAGCTCCGTTTCAGGTTTCGGACAAAAAAGATCCCAACGGTCATATCAATCTCGGCTGGTTTGCCATGACCTATGAAATTGATGGCAAACGCTACAATGTCGAATATTTTGAAGATCCCAGTGTTCCCAAGCCCTCGCGCTATTCGGAACGCCCTTATGGTCGCTTTGGTGCTTTCTTCAATACAAAGTTCGATGAAAGCAAGCCACTGGAAATGAAGTATCGAGTCATCGTCAGTGAAGGGAAGACGCCGAGTCAGGCTGAAATCCAAAAGCGTTACGATCAGTTTGTTGCTTACCTCAAAAAATAG
- a CDS encoding CoA-binding protein, whose amino-acid sequence MSKPTVAIIGASTDRQKYGNKAVRAYLKQGYDVYPVHPRETTIESLPVYPTLEEVPVEDLDRISVYVPPEIGMSLLESIREKGANEIWFNPGSESPELLARATELGVNVIQACSIMDIGESPSAMHE is encoded by the coding sequence ATGAGTAAACCCACCGTCGCTATTATTGGAGCCAGCACGGACCGACAAAAATATGGAAACAAGGCGGTCCGTGCTTATCTGAAGCAGGGCTATGACGTTTACCCGGTCCATCCCCGGGAAACAACCATTGAGAGTTTACCAGTTTACCCTACTCTGGAAGAAGTGCCTGTCGAAGATCTGGATCGAATCAGCGTTTATGTTCCCCCCGAAATCGGGATGTCGCTGCTGGAATCAATCCGCGAGAAAGGGGCCAACGAAATCTGGTTCAATCCGGGCAGTGAGAGTCCTGAGCTGCTCGCACGCGCCACTGAACTGGGTGTGAATGTCATTCAGGCTTGCAGTATTATGGATATCGGCGAATCGCCTTCTGCAATGCATGAATAA
- a CDS encoding bifunctional riboflavin kinase/FAD synthetase, with protein MLIRGLNGFDACLGGILSIGNFDGVHRGHQLIIQTLIQQARAQNLPAIVFTFDPHPIDLLRPEFAPPELMGIEERAAILQSLGVDFVIAYPTDHALLSLSPEEFFQQVLIDQLKAKGLVEGPNFYFGKDRSGDVSLLQQLCARADLSFEVVEPDVCDGRMISSSEVRNAIQSGNLTLATEMLGRLYQVNGRVIHGEERGRLLGFPTANLSEVSTLLPGEGVYCGFGIVGEDRYPAAIHIGTNPTFEKSEKKVEVYLIGFSEEIYDQNLKVEFLEKLRETETFSDVETLKSQLAIDVETAKKQAHQWKPAQ; from the coding sequence GTGTTAATACGAGGATTAAACGGTTTCGATGCCTGTCTGGGGGGAATACTCTCAATTGGTAATTTTGATGGTGTGCATCGAGGGCACCAATTGATCATTCAAACACTGATCCAACAGGCGCGCGCTCAAAATCTGCCTGCAATCGTCTTTACATTTGATCCGCATCCGATCGATCTTCTCAGACCTGAATTTGCACCACCCGAATTAATGGGAATCGAAGAGCGTGCTGCAATCTTGCAGAGCCTGGGGGTCGATTTTGTCATTGCCTACCCCACTGATCATGCTTTGCTCAGCCTCAGTCCGGAAGAGTTCTTTCAACAGGTTTTAATTGATCAATTAAAAGCAAAGGGCTTGGTGGAAGGTCCCAACTTTTATTTCGGTAAAGATCGATCCGGGGATGTGAGCTTGCTACAGCAATTATGTGCGCGTGCGGATCTCTCTTTCGAAGTGGTTGAACCTGATGTATGTGATGGACGGATGATTTCTTCTTCCGAAGTTCGTAACGCAATTCAGTCGGGGAATCTCACGCTGGCAACCGAAATGCTGGGCCGACTTTATCAGGTAAACGGGAGAGTGATTCATGGTGAGGAACGGGGAAGACTTTTAGGTTTTCCGACCGCTAACCTGTCTGAGGTATCAACCTTGCTTCCTGGAGAGGGAGTTTATTGCGGGTTTGGAATTGTAGGAGAAGATCGCTATCCCGCGGCGATTCATATTGGCACGAATCCGACATTCGAGAAGTCTGAGAAGAAGGTAGAAGTCTATTTGATTGGTTTTTCAGAAGAGATCTATGATCAAAATCTCAAGGTCGAATTTCTGGAGAAGCTGAGGGAAACGGAAACCTTTTCTGACGTCGAAACGCTCAAATCACAATTGGCGATTGATGTTGAAACAGCAAAAAAACAAGCCCATCAATGGAAGCCTGCTCAATAA
- a CDS encoding DHH family phosphoesterase encodes MSINWSPLCELIETHQKILLSCHVRPDADALGSELALAGFLKQLGKEVRIINPSVHPQSLEFLIGEHEVRYVGDGVTAEDFEWAELHMILDTSAWSQLPGLANFYRKTESKKVVIDHHVSSDTMGAEEFKDINSPATGCLIYDLGKALKCTLTPEIATLIYAAIATDTGWFRFPSTTSYTMQIVSDLISAGAEPHQIYELLYEQNSLPQLKLMGRVLGKVQTDFDGLLAYTVVSCEDFSETGTTPVDTEGLVNYCLTLAGTQAAFIAVEQRSRQVKISFRSRTTWDISKIAESFGGGGHRQASGAMLNGPLTSAVTKVLGKFREMFDASDN; translated from the coding sequence ATGAGCATTAACTGGAGTCCCCTTTGTGAACTAATCGAAACGCATCAGAAAATTCTCCTTTCCTGTCATGTCCGACCTGATGCAGACGCTCTGGGGTCAGAATTAGCATTGGCTGGTTTTCTCAAGCAATTGGGGAAAGAAGTACGGATTATCAATCCCTCGGTGCACCCCCAGAGTCTGGAATTTCTGATCGGAGAACACGAAGTACGTTATGTCGGTGATGGTGTGACTGCCGAAGATTTCGAATGGGCTGAATTGCACATGATTCTCGACACCAGTGCCTGGTCACAATTACCGGGTCTGGCGAATTTTTATCGCAAAACTGAATCAAAAAAAGTGGTGATCGATCATCATGTCAGTTCCGATACAATGGGCGCCGAGGAATTTAAGGATATCAACTCCCCTGCCACAGGCTGTCTGATTTATGATTTGGGCAAAGCTCTGAAGTGTACGCTGACTCCCGAGATTGCGACCCTGATTTATGCGGCGATTGCGACAGATACCGGCTGGTTCCGTTTTCCTTCGACTACCAGTTATACCATGCAAATCGTCAGCGATCTGATTTCCGCCGGGGCTGAGCCGCATCAGATTTATGAACTACTTTATGAGCAGAATAGTTTACCTCAATTAAAACTGATGGGGCGAGTGCTTGGTAAAGTGCAAACCGATTTTGATGGCTTGCTGGCTTATACGGTTGTCAGTTGTGAAGACTTCAGCGAAACCGGAACCACACCGGTGGATACAGAGGGATTAGTTAACTATTGCCTCACGTTAGCAGGAACTCAGGCCGCTTTTATTGCCGTTGAGCAACGCAGTCGTCAGGTGAAAATCAGTTTTCGAAGCCGCACCACTTGGGATATTTCCAAAATCGCCGAATCATTTGGAGGGGGCGGACATCGACAAGCTTCTGGAGCGATGTTAAACGGCCCGCTTACTTCAGCCGTCACAAAAGTGTTGGGGAAATTCCGGGAAATGTTTGACGCCAGCGACAATTAG
- a CDS encoding PVC-type heme-binding CxxCH protein, giving the protein MRFNDPHRCYASLLACLLLSGIQLSLSADEFPIKNTQDPKDIATSPEQTVKNMTVPDGFKVTLFASEPDVHQPIGFDIDDRGRVWVAECFSYEAHGKYQDQFFDRIIILEDTNGDGKQDRRKVFWKGPGPLTSLTVGSHGVWALCRGELLYFEDKNHDDVPDGKPQVLLDGWNYKQVRHNIVSGLTWGPDGWLYGRHGITYTSLVGTPETDPSRRTLIHAGIWRFHPVRKTVEEVSSGTTNPWGFDYDEYGQMFFTNNVNGHLWHMIPGSHYIRMSGHGSDPNTYVYELMTKCADHDHWDSSSGKWTDSRDTSGVHGKLGGGHSHCGGMIYLGDNWPQKYRNSIFMCNTHGHRVNNDALEREGSGYVGTHRPDFLLTGSDWFRGIELKYGPDGSVYLTDWADLGECHDHDGVHRTSGRIYKISYGDVTPPKQLDLNQLSNSELVKLQLHPNDWYVRHARRILTERAGTVASWSQPKAELLKIYKTSKEVSRRLRAMWALYCMNQVNDFWLEQQLNDPDEHVRLWAIRLLVDDQKISPAAVKRFAKLAKQESSGLVRLYLASALQSLSPQDCWEIAAGLDQNHQETADRNFTLMLWYGIEPSVMSASDSALQFLNHSTRPLIRQLVARRLTEDIDQHPEYVRKLVQLTINSKDPVAQQDLLTGIQAALQGRLKAQAPENWQTLKQQVSKTDSQDLQALVTELSVIFGDGQTMDVLKKIAVDSNRSMKSRYQALETLLNSSQDKDLLPVIQQSVNVTELQALAIRGLSKFYDPLTIQRMLTRYRGIKKEGREALLDTVCSRKEYVLLLLTAIDKKQIPQEDVSAFHVRQLRNFRNKEVVDKLNQVWGQTRETPEKKRAQIENYKTLLTVERLQQADRTKGRALYEKTCAKCHRLFGNGGTIGPDLTGANRTNMDYLLENMVDPSALIPKGYEMVVLALEDGRVLNGTVVRKTDQQLTLQTQNEQFVFDRQQIEEMTQSNLSLMPEGQLEKLSNQQLADLIAYLAGNSQVKLPAGVEIQSP; this is encoded by the coding sequence ATGCGCTTCAACGACCCACACCGATGCTATGCCTCTCTTCTTGCATGTTTGCTTTTGTCCGGTATTCAACTTTCACTCTCTGCTGATGAATTTCCGATCAAAAATACGCAAGATCCCAAAGACATCGCGACCTCTCCTGAGCAAACCGTTAAGAATATGACCGTTCCCGATGGCTTCAAGGTTACGCTGTTTGCCAGTGAACCTGACGTGCATCAACCCATCGGTTTTGATATTGATGACCGTGGACGCGTGTGGGTTGCAGAATGTTTCAGTTACGAAGCACACGGTAAGTATCAGGACCAGTTCTTCGATCGAATTATCATTCTGGAAGATACCAACGGCGATGGAAAACAGGATCGGCGAAAAGTTTTCTGGAAAGGACCAGGACCTCTTACGAGTCTCACCGTCGGTTCCCATGGAGTCTGGGCGTTATGTCGCGGTGAACTCCTCTATTTCGAGGATAAAAACCACGATGATGTACCTGATGGGAAGCCTCAAGTGTTACTCGATGGTTGGAACTATAAGCAGGTCAGGCATAATATTGTCAGCGGTCTGACGTGGGGGCCTGATGGCTGGTTGTATGGGCGACACGGAATTACCTATACCTCGCTGGTGGGAACTCCCGAAACCGACCCTTCTCGAAGAACCCTGATTCATGCGGGTATCTGGCGCTTTCATCCGGTTCGCAAAACTGTGGAAGAGGTCAGTTCCGGAACCACAAACCCTTGGGGTTTTGATTATGATGAATATGGGCAGATGTTTTTCACGAATAATGTGAATGGTCATTTATGGCATATGATTCCCGGTTCTCACTATATTCGGATGTCGGGTCATGGCAGCGATCCTAATACGTACGTTTATGAATTAATGACGAAGTGTGCCGACCACGACCATTGGGATAGTTCCTCAGGCAAATGGACCGATTCGCGAGATACCTCCGGAGTTCACGGTAAGCTGGGTGGCGGCCATAGCCACTGTGGTGGCATGATTTATTTGGGAGATAACTGGCCACAGAAATATCGTAACTCCATCTTCATGTGTAACACACACGGGCACCGTGTTAACAATGATGCGCTGGAGCGCGAAGGCTCCGGTTACGTCGGCACTCATCGTCCCGATTTTCTGTTAACCGGGTCAGACTGGTTTCGGGGCATCGAACTTAAATATGGTCCTGATGGCAGTGTTTATCTGACTGACTGGGCCGACTTGGGAGAGTGCCATGATCATGATGGTGTGCACCGCACCAGCGGCCGCATCTATAAGATTTCCTATGGGGATGTGACTCCACCGAAGCAGCTTGATCTGAATCAACTCTCGAATAGCGAATTGGTCAAACTGCAACTGCATCCGAATGACTGGTATGTCAGGCATGCGCGAAGAATTTTAACTGAGCGCGCTGGGACCGTCGCGAGTTGGAGCCAGCCTAAGGCAGAGTTATTGAAGATTTATAAGACATCAAAAGAGGTTTCCCGGCGGCTGCGAGCAATGTGGGCTTTATATTGCATGAATCAAGTGAATGATTTCTGGCTGGAACAACAGTTGAACGACCCTGATGAGCACGTACGGCTCTGGGCAATTCGGTTACTGGTAGATGATCAAAAAATATCTCCCGCAGCAGTCAAACGTTTTGCGAAGTTGGCAAAACAGGAATCTTCTGGTTTAGTAAGGCTCTATCTCGCATCAGCTTTACAGTCTCTCTCTCCCCAGGATTGCTGGGAGATCGCCGCGGGTCTCGATCAGAATCATCAAGAGACAGCAGATCGTAATTTCACGCTGATGCTCTGGTATGGAATCGAACCATCGGTGATGAGTGCAAGTGATTCCGCATTACAGTTTCTCAATCATTCCACCCGCCCTTTGATTCGTCAACTGGTAGCGCGTCGATTGACGGAAGACATCGATCAGCATCCCGAATATGTCAGGAAGCTGGTTCAACTGACCATTAATAGCAAGGATCCCGTTGCCCAACAGGATCTGTTGACTGGAATTCAGGCCGCACTGCAAGGACGACTCAAAGCGCAGGCACCAGAAAATTGGCAGACTTTAAAACAACAGGTCTCAAAAACAGACTCCCAGGATTTACAGGCGCTCGTTACAGAGTTGTCTGTCATTTTCGGTGATGGCCAGACAATGGATGTCCTCAAGAAGATTGCCGTCGATTCGAATCGTTCCATGAAAAGTCGATATCAGGCTTTAGAGACCTTGTTAAACAGTTCGCAGGATAAAGATTTATTACCTGTCATCCAGCAGTCAGTGAATGTCACGGAGTTGCAGGCATTGGCAATTCGTGGTTTGTCGAAGTTTTATGATCCGCTGACGATTCAGCGCATGCTGACACGTTATCGAGGGATTAAAAAGGAAGGCCGTGAGGCACTATTGGACACAGTTTGCAGCCGAAAAGAATACGTGCTGCTTTTGCTGACTGCCATCGATAAAAAACAGATCCCTCAAGAGGATGTCTCAGCATTCCATGTGCGACAGCTACGCAACTTTCGCAATAAGGAAGTTGTCGACAAATTGAATCAGGTCTGGGGACAGACCCGAGAGACTCCCGAAAAGAAACGCGCACAAATTGAAAATTATAAAACTCTATTAACCGTAGAGCGATTGCAGCAGGCAGATCGCACAAAGGGACGGGCCTTGTACGAAAAAACGTGTGCGAAATGTCATCGTCTCTTCGGAAACGGGGGCACAATTGGTCCAGATCTGACGGGTGCCAACCGGACGAATATGGATTATCTGTTAGAAAACATGGTTGATCCTTCTGCCCTGATTCCCAAAGGCTATGAGATGGTGGTGCTTGCTTTGGAAGATGGTCGCGTGTTGAACGGTACTGTAGTCAGAAAGACAGATCAACAATTGACCTTGCAAACACAGAACGAACAATTCGTATTCGATCGGCAACAGATTGAGGAGATGACTCAGTCAAATCTCTCACTCATGCCAGAGGGACAATTGGAAAAGCTGAGCAATCAGCAACTGGCAGATTTGATTGCCTATCTTGCTGGTAATTCGCAGGTGAAGTTACCGGCAGGAGTAGAAATTCAGAGTCCTTGA
- a CDS encoding UvrB/UvrC motif-containing protein, whose product MKKCKVCNKPAVYHLTEIQNGEAQALHFCEDHFQEYISGQAPQDEWEPQDEATLIELNSQDLELDEELECPNCGITFQEFRSEGRLGCPHDYIAFREPLIQLLENIHGEREHIGKFPKRAPTSSQQQYDLIKLRRELTAAIVEENYEKAAALRDQISKLEEEEQNELESDSSAE is encoded by the coding sequence ATGAAAAAATGTAAAGTCTGTAATAAACCAGCCGTGTATCACCTGACCGAAATCCAAAACGGAGAGGCACAGGCGCTGCACTTTTGTGAAGACCATTTTCAGGAATACATCAGTGGTCAGGCTCCCCAGGATGAGTGGGAGCCTCAAGACGAAGCCACACTCATCGAACTGAATTCACAAGATTTGGAACTGGATGAAGAACTCGAATGCCCCAATTGTGGAATTACATTTCAAGAATTCCGCAGTGAAGGGCGGTTAGGCTGTCCACACGATTATATCGCCTTTAGAGAACCACTGATTCAACTCCTCGAAAACATTCACGGCGAACGTGAACATATCGGCAAATTCCCCAAGCGGGCGCCGACTTCGAGTCAGCAGCAATACGACCTGATTAAATTACGCCGCGAATTGACAGCGGCGATTGTGGAAGAAAATTACGAAAAAGCGGCTGCACTAAGAGATCAGATCTCCAAACTCGAAGAAGAAGAGCAAAACGAACTCGAATCTGATAGTTCGGCAGAATAA